From the Lactobacillus johnsonii genome, the window TCACCCGTATCAGTTTTATCAATGGATTGATTTTTTTTATCTAAATCATATGGATAGTGGTTCGTTACCGTAATCATCTTTAAATAAAATGGCTGTGGTAAGTGCTCCATATATTTAATCGACTGATCAAAGAAAAGCTTATCTTTAATTCCATATCCTAAGTAATATCCCTTTTTATTTTGATAATAAGATAAAGGCATGAAATAATCGTAGCCAAAAGACTTATAAGCATTATCACGATTCCAGAATGAACCTGCCCCACCATGCATAACTGCACTAGTGTAGCCAGCCTTTTGACCTAGTATAGCTGGAGCACTTTCAAAAGTGTTAGATGTTCCATAACTTGACATAGCAGATCCGGATTGTAAACCAAAAATAGAGTTTTCTAGCATCATTTCAGCATCGGAAGTCTTACCCTGTCCTACTTGATTAAAGAAATTATCAAAACTAATAGTATCGTTAGCATGATACAACTTATTCAAATTAGGTGTAACTTCTTTTCCATGCCACTTATAGTCAATTAAAAATTGCTGGAAACTCTCTAAGTGGATTACCAATACATTCTTATTCTTTGCCACGCCATAATATTCCGGATTAGGTGCAATATAATTTTTCTTGATATAAGACTGAACAGTTTTTAGATCACTATGGTTTGCTTTAGCCATAATTGCATTATTTTGAGCAGTTTTTACTCCGTCGTATACTGCAAAAGCATTCAATCCTAAATATTTAACAATATAGTTATTATCAAAAGTTCTAGTTAATAAACCAGGACGATCCTTTTGTGCCATAGTTAAATTAGTACCAATCAGTACTACAGCTAAGCCTTCAATTAAAAGTGAAACCTTTAATTTTAGACGTCGAACATCAATTTTAAAAACTTTAAAAGCTATTAGTAGAACAATGATAACTACATCTAAAAATACTAAAAAATCTGTTCCTTTTGTGATGCCCGCAATACTTTTTCCTAAATTATCAGAAGTAGATCCGGATGTTTTAATGATAGAAGTAGATAAAAAATCAGAAAATTCTCGATAATATAATATATTTGAAAATAGCCAAAGAGATAAAAGAAAATCAATTATGACCATAATCCAGTAGGATTTCCTACCCTTAAAAAATAAACCAATTCCAATTAATAAAATAGCAGTTGGCAGTGGATTTATCAGTAGCAAAAAATTTTGCATTGAGCCCACTACACCTAAATTAAACTTTGTTATATAGGTTAAATATGTTTTTATCCAAAAAAATACAACAACTACAGTGAAAAAGCCTAATTTAGTTTTAGTTAACCAATTATATGATGCTTTTAGGCGTCCCATCTAAGTCCTCCTCAACTTTGTTCTTTCATGATATTACTACTAAAAAATGGTTTTGATAAATTAAAATAGCAAATTTAAGGAATTTTAATGACTTTTTACTTTCTTGGGCTTAAAGAGCCAACCGAATATCCCTAAAATCATTCCAAAAAAGTAGGTAGTAAAACGCCATAAGAACATCCCTAGAGTCAACAAAATATTTGAATGAATAAAAGTAGAAAACAATGTCTGAAAACTAAATTCTGCTCCGCCAGATGCTCCTGGAATTGGAACAATTGCCATAAACATGATAATCATAATGTTCATCTGTGTAACGTCTAGCCAAGAAGGTGTTAAATTTAACGCTAACAAGATCAAGTACGGAATTGAATAGAAACATAGAAGTTGACCAATAGTCAAAATACTGGCACCTAATAATTTTTTCTTTTCACGTTTTAAGTTCTGTCCTTCTGCATAAAAAGTTTCAATTTTCTCCATCGTATTCTTACGCCATTTTTCAACAGTATTTTTATTCATAAATTTTTCCAGTAAATCCATGAGCCAATTAGTAGTATTTTTTGTCCATCGATATGCAAACATAATTGCTAATAGAAAAATTATGGAACTTACATGAAGAATAAAACCAATTAAAATAAACAAGGCTAACCCTGAAAATTTGGTTACTACCATATGAAAACCAAAAATAATTGTCGATACGTACGCAAATAAAACGCAAATTTGATAAATTATAAATTTCATCAACAGAATAGATGTCGCGCGTCCACCTTCTATTCCCATCTGAATCATGGCTACTAACTGAGAAGGTTGACCACCGGTAGACAAGGGGGTTATCGCATTAAATAAAGCTTGAATAATTGGAATTCTGAAAAAAGACCATGCAGAGCGATGTGGATCTCCCTTTTTATGCTCTAAAATCCAAATAATAGCAGCTTCACAGACATACGACAAAACCATTACCAATAAAACTAACAGTAAGAAAGTTAAATTTAATTTTTTACTTGCCCCCCATAATGCCTTAATTGGTGTTTTCCGTAATTCTTGCCAAATAACAAAGCCACTAATTAAAAGAACAATCAGCATCCCTATAAAATGTTTTTTGTTCATTATTTGATTTATCCTAACTTTCTACCAATTTCATATTGTTCCATGTAAAAGTCATGCCATATTTTAGCAAGATGGTCTTCAGAATATTCTTGACTGGCTTGAGCAGATAAATCTTGATACTTCTTTAATTTTTCAGGATTTGATACTACGGATTTAATTTGAGCGTTTAACTCAGTAAAATCCTTGCCTTTCATATAATACCCGTCAATAATAGCTTGATATAAATCCAAATCACGTAATAAAACAGGAGTATTACATGAAAAAGCTTCTAAAACTGACATTGGAAATAATTCATCGAAAGATGGAAGTAAAAATAAGTCAGCAATGTTTAAATAGCTAACTAATTCTTCTCGTGGCACAATACCAGTAAATTTCAGGTTTTTTGGAGGATTATCAATTAACTTCTTAAAATGAGCATATCCATCCGTCATTTTACCGAATGAGAATCCACCAGCCCAAATAAATTGAATATCTGGATTGGCTTCTGCTAACTTCGCAAAGTCATCCACACCTTTTCTTTCTTGAACTTGTCCATCTCCGACAATTACAAACTTATCTATCGGAATATGCAATTTATTCCTAAAGGCGTTTTTTTGTACTTGACTTTGCTCATAAAATTCACTTTTTGCTACAAAATTAGGAATGTATTTCACTTTTTCTTCGCTTATTCCGTACTTCACTAATTTATCAATAAATATTGGATTAACTACTACTATCTGATCCATTCTTTTATAAAAATCAATAACGTACTTATAGAAGATACTTTTTGCTGGTTCAGGGAGCTTAACAGATCCTTCTAAGGTTTCCGGCAGAAAATGCACATATCCAATTTTTCTTCCACGACTAGGTAAAAAACTATTAGCAAAATATGTAGGATTTATAGTATGGTAATGCGTTAAATCACTTGCTCCATATTTATTAATAGTTACATAAAAATCTTCTACTAAGCGGGACCTAAGTAAGCGCACTAACTCTTTATACGCAGATCCCACACCCTGTCCCTGAACTGAATCCGCCTGGGAAAACATATTAATTCTAATCATAATTTACCTCAGTTGTTCGTTTATTTTGAATTGCATCTTGATAAAAATCTTCTATTTTATGTGCAAAAGTAGCTGCTGATACATCTACCAATTTATTTTTCTTTATATTTTCAGGAATGGTAAATCGATCTTCTTTTAAATAATCAAGAATCTCATTTTTCATCTCATCCTTTGTTTTAAAGGTGCAGCCTAACTCCTTATTATCAAAAACATTCTCCGTGTAATCGGTACTGTACACTACACTTTTTGTTCCAGCTGCTAATGCCTCAATATAGGTTAAACCTTGCGTTTCAGTATCACTTGCAGATACGAATAAGTCCGCC encodes:
- a CDS encoding lysylphosphatidylglycerol synthase transmembrane domain-containing protein, producing MNKKHFIGMLIVLLISGFVIWQELRKTPIKALWGASKKLNLTFLLLVLLVMVLSYVCEAAIIWILEHKKGDPHRSAWSFFRIPIIQALFNAITPLSTGGQPSQLVAMIQMGIEGGRATSILLMKFIIYQICVLFAYVSTIIFGFHMVVTKFSGLALFILIGFILHVSSIIFLLAIMFAYRWTKNTTNWLMDLLEKFMNKNTVEKWRKNTMEKIETFYAEGQNLKREKKKLLGASILTIGQLLCFYSIPYLILLALNLTPSWLDVTQMNIMIIMFMAIVPIPGASGGAEFSFQTLFSTFIHSNILLTLGMFLWRFTTYFFGMILGIFGWLFKPKKVKSH
- a CDS encoding glycosyltransferase family 4 protein, with protein sequence MIRINMFSQADSVQGQGVGSAYKELVRLLRSRLVEDFYVTINKYGASDLTHYHTINPTYFANSFLPSRGRKIGYVHFLPETLEGSVKLPEPAKSIFYKYVIDFYKRMDQIVVVNPIFIDKLVKYGISEEKVKYIPNFVAKSEFYEQSQVQKNAFRNKLHIPIDKFVIVGDGQVQERKGVDDFAKLAEANPDIQFIWAGGFSFGKMTDGYAHFKKLIDNPPKNLKFTGIVPREELVSYLNIADLFLLPSFDELFPMSVLEAFSCNTPVLLRDLDLYQAIIDGYYMKGKDFTELNAQIKSVVSNPEKLKKYQDLSAQASQEYSEDHLAKIWHDFYMEQYEIGRKLG
- a CDS encoding LTA synthase family protein: MGRLKASYNWLTKTKLGFFTVVVVFFWIKTYLTYITKFNLGVVGSMQNFLLLINPLPTAILLIGIGLFFKGRKSYWIMVIIDFLLSLWLFSNILYYREFSDFLSTSIIKTSGSTSDNLGKSIAGITKGTDFLVFLDVVIIVLLIAFKVFKIDVRRLKLKVSLLIEGLAVVLIGTNLTMAQKDRPGLLTRTFDNNYIVKYLGLNAFAVYDGVKTAQNNAIMAKANHSDLKTVQSYIKKNYIAPNPEYYGVAKNKNVLVIHLESFQQFLIDYKWHGKEVTPNLNKLYHANDTISFDNFFNQVGQGKTSDAEMMLENSIFGLQSGSAMSSYGTSNTFESAPAILGQKAGYTSAVMHGGAGSFWNRDNAYKSFGYDYFMPLSYYQNKKGYYLGYGIKDKLFFDQSIKYMEHLPQPFYLKMITVTNHYPYDLDKKNQSIDKTDTGDKTVDGYVQTAHYLDQAIGELMSYLKKSGLEKNTLIMLYGDHYGISGNHHKASAQLLDKDSFNNFDNLQFQRVPLMFHMPGLKGGINHTYGGEIDVRPTLFNLLGINDQNMIQFGHSLLAKNAPQIVAQRNGDFITPKYSKVEGSYYYTQSGKRITHPSKKVKAQLASISNTVTTELSLSDRVITGNLLRFYKPDGFEYVKRKNYSYKKSDSLKRLKKAEKKSKNSVWYQNGKKTTQSDFKTDAPELKK